Proteins encoded together in one Roseibacterium elongatum DSM 19469 window:
- a CDS encoding ABC transporter permease, which yields MSVALRIARRELRGGLKGFRIFLACLALGVAAIAAVGSVRSSIQEGLTREGAVILGGDAQMAFPFRRASEAELNWMQDNATRISETVDFRSMVVIDGPDGPERALTQVRGVDDAYPLYGTVGLSPQMPISQALETRDLPGAVMQRLLIDRLALEIGDTFRLGTQSFELRAELTVEPDGAGGGFNLGPRTIVSLEGLSGSGLIQPGTLYDSDYRLALPEGTDLANVKDEAEGLFAEQGMRWRDARNGAPGVQTFVERIGAFLVLVGLAGLAVGGVGVSAAVRAYLEGKIATIATLKTLGAESRTIFAIYFAQVGLLTLIGIGLGVILGALLPIGFSPLIEAQLPVPVAISVYPGPLAEAAGYGLLTALIFTLWPLARSEQVRAATLFRDAAGPRAWPRAPYLIVMALLVVALVGTAVLLSGIPQTALGTAGGILVALLLLTLAALGIKSGARRLARARAIRGRSALRMALGAVGGPGSEATSVVLSLGLGLTVLAAVGQIDANLRAAIQRDLPQVAPTYFFVDIQPDQLQPFLDRVETDPAVSRVDTAPMLRGVITRINDRPAAEVAGDHWVIQGDRGVTYLDTAPPDGEITAGAWWPEGYDGPPQVAFAAEEAMEIGLQLGDTITVSILGRDITAEVTAFRQVEFENAGIGFILTMSPNALRGAPHTHIATVYAAPEAEAAILRDVAGAAPNITAIRVRDAIDRVAEALRSLAAATSYGAAATLVTGFVVLIGAAAAGERGRVYEAAVLKTIGASRRTILGSFALRTALLGAAAGIVAIAAGALGGWAVLTFVMDASYTFEPVSAGAIVIGGALATLLAGLSFAWRPLSARPARVLRARE from the coding sequence GTGAGCGTCGCGCTGCGGATCGCCCGGCGTGAACTGCGTGGCGGGCTTAAGGGGTTTCGCATCTTCCTTGCATGCCTGGCGCTTGGCGTGGCGGCGATCGCTGCCGTCGGCTCGGTCCGCAGCTCGATCCAAGAGGGGCTGACCCGCGAGGGTGCGGTGATCCTTGGCGGCGATGCGCAAATGGCCTTTCCCTTTCGCCGCGCCTCCGAGGCCGAACTGAATTGGATGCAGGACAACGCCACCCGCATCTCGGAAACCGTCGATTTCCGGTCCATGGTGGTGATTGACGGACCCGACGGACCCGAGCGCGCCCTGACACAAGTGCGCGGGGTCGACGACGCCTATCCGCTTTACGGGACGGTTGGCCTGTCCCCTCAAATGCCCATCTCACAAGCGCTGGAGACACGCGACCTGCCCGGTGCGGTGATGCAGCGCCTGTTGATCGACCGATTGGCGCTGGAGATCGGCGACACCTTCCGCCTTGGCACGCAAAGCTTCGAGCTGCGCGCCGAGTTGACCGTTGAACCAGATGGCGCAGGTGGCGGTTTCAATCTCGGGCCGCGCACGATCGTGTCGCTTGAGGGGCTGTCCGGCTCGGGCCTGATCCAGCCCGGCACGCTGTATGACAGCGACTATCGTCTTGCCCTGCCCGAGGGCACGGACCTTGCCAACGTCAAGGACGAGGCCGAGGGGCTGTTTGCAGAACAGGGCATGCGCTGGCGCGATGCGCGCAACGGCGCGCCGGGGGTGCAGACCTTTGTCGAAAGGATCGGGGCGTTTCTTGTGCTGGTGGGTCTTGCCGGGTTGGCCGTGGGCGGTGTGGGCGTATCCGCCGCCGTGCGCGCCTATCTCGAAGGCAAGATCGCCACCATCGCCACGCTCAAGACGCTGGGGGCCGAAAGCCGGACGATCTTTGCCATCTATTTCGCCCAAGTGGGGTTGTTGACGCTGATCGGCATCGGCTTGGGCGTGATCCTAGGCGCGCTGCTGCCCATCGGGTTCTCGCCATTGATTGAGGCCCAGTTGCCCGTACCGGTGGCCATCTCGGTCTACCCCGGGCCGTTGGCCGAAGCGGCGGGATATGGCCTGCTGACGGCGCTGATCTTCACGCTCTGGCCTTTGGCGCGCAGTGAACAGGTACGCGCGGCGACCCTGTTCCGCGACGCTGCGGGACCACGCGCCTGGCCGCGTGCGCCCTACCTGATCGTCATGGCCCTGCTCGTTGTCGCGCTGGTGGGCACCGCTGTCCTCTTGTCGGGCATTCCCCAAACCGCCCTTGGCACCGCCGGGGGCATTCTGGTCGCCCTCTTGCTGTTGACCCTTGCGGCCTTGGGGATCAAGTCCGGGGCCCGGCGGCTTGCCCGCGCCCGTGCCATCCGGGGGCGCAGTGCGCTGCGCATGGCCCTCGGGGCGGTGGGCGGACCGGGCTCCGAGGCGACGAGCGTCGTCCTTTCCCTCGGGTTGGGCCTCACCGTGCTTGCCGCCGTGGGCCAGATTGACGCCAACCTGCGCGCAGCCATTCAACGCGATCTTCCGCAGGTCGCGCCGACCTATTTCTTCGTCGATATTCAGCCCGATCAGCTGCAACCCTTTCTCGACCGGGTCGAGACCGATCCCGCCGTCAGCCGCGTCGACACCGCGCCCATGTTGCGCGGCGTCATCACGCGCATCAACGACCGCCCGGCCGCCGAGGTGGCGGGCGATCACTGGGTCATACAGGGGGACAGGGGCGTGACCTATCTCGACACCGCCCCCCCGGACGGCGAGATCACGGCAGGGGCGTGGTGGCCCGAGGGCTATGACGGCCCGCCGCAAGTGGCCTTCGCCGCCGAGGAAGCCATGGAGATCGGCCTGCAACTGGGCGATACGATCACGGTCAGCATCCTTGGCCGCGATATCACCGCCGAGGTCACGGCCTTTCGACAGGTGGAATTCGAGAATGCCGGCATCGGCTTTATCCTGACGATGTCGCCCAACGCCCTGCGCGGGGCACCGCACACCCATATCGCCACCGTCTACGCCGCGCCCGAGGCCGAGGCCGCGATCCTGCGTGACGTGGCCGGCGCCGCGCCCAATATCACCGCGATCCGGGTGCGCGATGCGATCGATCGGGTGGCCGAGGCGCTTCGCAGTCTGGCGGCGGCCACGTCCTATGGCGCGGCCGCCACCCTGGTGACCGGGTTCGTCGTCTTGATCGGGGCGGCGGCCGCGGGCGAGCGTGGACGCGTCTACGAGGCCGCCGTGCTCAAGACCATCGGCGCATCGCGGCGCACCATCCTGGGCAGTTTTGCCCTGAGAACCGCCCTGTTGGGGGCCGCGGCCGGCATCGTCGCGATAGCCGCCGGCGCGCTGGGGGGGTGGGCGGTGCTGACCTTCGTGATGGACGCAAGCTATACGTTCGAACCGGTCTCGGCCGGGGCCATCGTGATCGGCGGCGCCCTCGCCACCTTGTTGGCTGGCCTCAGTTTCGCGTGGCGTCCCCTGTCCGCGCGCCCGGCGCGTGTGCTGCGCGCACGCGAATAG
- a CDS encoding metallophosphoesterase family protein — protein sequence MLRSVRSLLGRKDRPVPATEAPEATARRDADAPRPDSPTYVVGDIHGRADLLELMLELIDAHIGGTGARDPRLVFVGDYVDRGPDSAEVLLRLRELTRDLPRNVTCLMGNHDRMMLDFLKDPATRGPRWLRAGGTRTLASFGIDPTPLGSGTSPDTYRAVGRQLRDALPEGHEAWLSDLPLSWHSGNLWVVHAGADPAHPMQDQSARVLLWGHPEFESDPRGDGVWIVHGHVEAELPHARDGRIAVDTAAWSSGRLTACAIRPDGRHDFLQT from the coding sequence ATGCTCCGTTCCGTTCGTTCACTTCTGGGCCGCAAGGACCGCCCCGTTCCCGCGACCGAGGCGCCCGAAGCGACCGCGCGCAGGGATGCGGACGCCCCCCGCCCCGATAGCCCGACCTATGTCGTGGGCGATATTCACGGCCGTGCGGACCTGCTGGAACTGATGCTGGAACTGATCGACGCCCATATCGGTGGCACGGGGGCGCGCGACCCACGGCTGGTTTTCGTGGGCGATTATGTCGATCGCGGCCCCGACAGTGCCGAGGTTCTGTTGCGCCTGCGCGAACTGACGCGGGATCTACCCCGGAATGTGACCTGCCTCATGGGAAATCACGACCGCATGATGCTGGATTTCCTGAAGGATCCGGCCACGCGCGGCCCGCGCTGGCTGCGCGCGGGCGGCACGCGAACGCTGGCCAGTTTCGGCATCGACCCGACCCCGCTCGGGTCTGGGACATCCCCCGACACCTACCGCGCGGTGGGCCGGCAATTACGCGATGCCTTGCCCGAGGGGCACGAGGCGTGGCTGAGCGATCTGCCCCTGTCCTGGCATTCCGGGAACCTGTGGGTGGTCCATGCCGGTGCCGATCCGGCCCACCCTATGCAGGATCAATCGGCGCGCGTGCTGCTGTGGGGCCATCCCGAATTCGAAAGCGACCCGCGCGGCGATGGCGTCTGGATCGTACATGGCCATGTCGAGGCGGAACTGCCCCACGCCCGCGATGGGCGCATCGCGGTGGACACGGCAGCCTGGTCGTCAGGCCGCCTGACAGCCTGTGCGATCCGGCCCGACGGACGCCACGATTTCCTGCAGACCTGA
- the mnhG gene encoding monovalent cation/H(+) antiporter subunit G yields the protein MILDYVMAALVLLGGFFCFVAGLGVLRLPDVLIRMHASTKAGTLGAGLILGAVALYFGDTGVVTRALATILFLLITAPVAAHMMGRAAFRAGVDLWNTTVEDGAETRLKR from the coding sequence ATGATCCTCGACTATGTGATGGCGGCGCTGGTCCTGCTGGGCGGCTTTTTCTGTTTCGTGGCCGGTCTGGGGGTGTTGCGCCTGCCCGACGTGCTGATCCGGATGCATGCCTCGACCAAGGCCGGAACGCTGGGCGCCGGCCTGATCCTGGGGGCGGTGGCGCTCTATTTCGGAGATACGGGCGTTGTCACGCGGGCCTTGGCCACGATCCTGTTCCTGCTGATCACCGCGCCGGTCGCGGCCCATATGATGGGGCGGGCGGCCTTCCGCGCGGGGGTCGATCTTTGGAACACCACCGTCGAGGACGGGGCCGAGACGCGGCTGAAGCGGTAG
- a CDS encoding monovalent cation/H+ antiporter complex subunit F has protein sequence MTEFNILEIAVDVSFVLVMLGVAFGFVRLIKGPSLPDRIVALDMMTVLIVSFCGLYALLSGDTAFVDVAIVLALVGFLATVALARFVDRRRSGIGDAGPTTMRDHSERQKP, from the coding sequence ATGACCGAGTTCAACATTCTCGAAATCGCGGTCGACGTGTCGTTCGTGCTGGTCATGCTGGGCGTCGCCTTTGGCTTTGTCCGGCTGATCAAGGGCCCCAGCCTGCCCGACCGGATCGTGGCGCTGGACATGATGACGGTCCTGATCGTCAGCTTCTGCGGCCTTTATGCGCTCCTGTCGGGCGACACGGCGTTCGTTGATGTGGCGATCGTGCTGGCGTTGGTGGGCTTCCTGGCGACGGTGGCCCTGGCCCGGTTCGTCGACCGCCGCCGGTCCGGGATCGGGGATGCCGGGCCGACGACCATGCGTGACCACAGCGAAAGGCAGAAACCATGA
- a CDS encoding Na+/H+ antiporter subunit E, whose product MNIFTLNIALAVAWAALTGNITLSGLAVGFALGSAALFVTKPLFPGCDRYFKRVWRWFKLCVLFLYELVVSSIQVVWDVLTPTHKARPGIISMQLEAKGEMEILLVTNLISLTPGTLSLDVTEDCNTLYIHAMFADNPEEIRQQIRDGMERWVMEAME is encoded by the coding sequence ATGAATATCTTCACCCTCAACATCGCCCTTGCCGTGGCCTGGGCCGCGCTGACGGGCAATATCACGCTGTCGGGGCTGGCGGTGGGCTTTGCGCTCGGCTCGGCCGCGCTGTTCGTGACCAAGCCCCTGTTTCCGGGGTGTGATCGCTATTTCAAACGCGTCTGGCGGTGGTTCAAGCTTTGCGTGCTGTTCCTCTACGAACTGGTGGTCAGCTCGATCCAGGTCGTTTGGGATGTTCTGACGCCGACGCACAAGGCGCGCCCGGGCATCATCTCGATGCAGTTGGAAGCCAAGGGCGAGATGGAGATCCTGCTCGTCACCAACCTGATCTCGCTTACGCCGGGCACGCTCAGCCTCGATGTGACCGAGGACTGCAACACGCTGTATATTCACGCCATGTTCGCGGACAATCCCGAAGAGATCCGGCAACAGATCCGGGACGGCATGGAGCGTTGGGTCATGGAGGCCATGGAATGA
- a CDS encoding Na+/H+ antiporter subunit D, which translates to MSWVLASPIIIPFATAVLSFLFRKGPEGRWLSVLGSAALLIASGILMAEVLAEGVIAAQMGQWAAPFGITLVADLLSAVMVVITGITGLAVSIYALADIDERKEALGYHALFQVLLAGVVGAFLTGDLFNLYVWFEVMLISSFGLLILGGQRVQLDGGIKYVTLNLVSTILFLAGVGLLYGMTGTLNMADLHGAVQDIENQGLLVVVAVMFMVAFGVKAAVFPLFFWLPASYHTPAFSVSAIFAGLLTKVGVYALIRTFTLIFTSDIAFTHTILLWVAGFTMVTGVLGAAAMNDFRRILSFHIVSQIGYMILGLALFTPLAIVGAVFYLVHHIIVKANLFLVAGVAKRIAGSTELSAIGGLYKTAPFLAVLFLIPAFSLAGFPPLSGFWAKYVLVKASLDIEAYWIAGIALAVGLMTIYSMTKIWGAAFWTPHPTGVEPSLSSLPARDRAALLVPIASLAVLTCIIGFYPEPFVAFAERSAAQLLDPSQYVATVLGEAPMVASGLAQLEGGQ; encoded by the coding sequence ATGAGCTGGGTTCTCGCCTCGCCCATCATCATCCCGTTTGCCACGGCGGTGTTATCCTTCCTGTTCCGCAAGGGGCCCGAGGGGCGCTGGCTGTCGGTTCTGGGGTCGGCCGCGCTGCTGATTGCGTCGGGCATCCTCATGGCCGAAGTACTGGCCGAGGGCGTGATCGCCGCGCAGATGGGCCAATGGGCCGCGCCCTTCGGCATCACGCTGGTGGCCGATCTGCTGAGCGCGGTGATGGTCGTCATCACCGGCATCACCGGTCTGGCGGTGTCGATCTATGCGCTGGCCGATATAGACGAACGCAAAGAGGCGCTGGGCTATCATGCCCTGTTCCAGGTGCTGCTGGCCGGTGTCGTGGGGGCCTTCCTGACGGGGGACCTGTTCAACCTCTATGTCTGGTTCGAGGTCATGCTGATTTCCAGCTTCGGCCTGCTGATCCTGGGCGGCCAGCGGGTGCAACTGGACGGCGGCATCAAGTACGTCACGCTGAATCTGGTCTCGACAATCCTGTTCCTCGCCGGTGTTGGCCTGCTCTATGGCATGACCGGCACGCTGAACATGGCGGACCTGCACGGCGCCGTGCAGGACATCGAAAACCAGGGCCTGCTGGTCGTGGTGGCCGTGATGTTCATGGTCGCTTTCGGGGTGAAGGCGGCGGTGTTCCCGCTGTTTTTCTGGCTGCCGGCCAGCTACCACACGCCGGCGTTCAGCGTGTCCGCCATCTTTGCCGGCCTGCTGACCAAGGTGGGGGTCTATGCCCTGATCCGGACCTTCACGCTGATCTTCACCAGCGACATCGCGTTCACGCACACGATCCTTTTGTGGGTGGCCGGGTTCACGATGGTGACGGGCGTTCTGGGCGCCGCGGCGATGAACGATTTTCGCCGCATCCTGTCGTTCCACATCGTCAGCCAGATCGGCTACATGATCCTTGGCCTCGCGCTGTTCACGCCCTTGGCGATAGTGGGGGCGGTATTCTACCTCGTCCACCACATCATCGTGAAGGCGAACCTGTTCCTTGTCGCCGGTGTGGCCAAGCGGATCGCAGGCTCGACGGAACTGTCGGCGATCGGCGGCCTTTACAAAACGGCGCCGTTCCTGGCGGTCCTGTTCCTGATCCCGGCCTTTTCGCTGGCGGGGTTTCCGCCGCTGTCGGGGTTCTGGGCGAAATACGTTCTGGTCAAGGCGTCCCTTGATATCGAGGCCTACTGGATTGCCGGTATCGCCCTGGCGGTGGGCCTGATGACGATCTATTCGATGACCAAGATCTGGGGCGCGGCCTTTTGGACACCCCACCCAACCGGGGTCGAGCCGAGCCTGAGCAGCCTGCCCGCCCGCGATCGTGCCGCCCTCCTGGTGCCGATCGCATCGCTGGCGGTCCTGACCTGCATCATCGGCTTCTACCCCGAGCCTTTCGTGGCCTTTGCCGAGCGTTCGGCCGCGCAGTTGCTGGACCCCAGCCAATACGTGGCCACGGTTCTGGGTGAGGCGCCGATGGTGGCAAGCGGTCTGGCGCAGTTGGAGGGCGGCCAATGA
- a CDS encoding Na+/H+ antiporter subunit C translates to MELMVAIMVGVLTAAAVHLMLARNVLRFLFGLILISNAANLTIFVAGRLTPQAPPLIPEGADAPIGDVANALPQALVLTAIVIGFGLFAFALTLVYRTYQNLGTLDSDEMRLAEPREAEDKA, encoded by the coding sequence ATGGAGCTGATGGTGGCCATCATGGTTGGCGTCCTCACGGCCGCAGCGGTGCATCTGATGCTGGCGCGCAACGTGTTGCGATTCCTGTTCGGGCTTATCCTGATCTCGAACGCGGCGAACCTGACCATCTTCGTGGCGGGGCGGCTGACGCCACAGGCCCCGCCCCTGATCCCCGAGGGGGCGGATGCGCCCATTGGCGACGTGGCCAATGCCCTGCCGCAGGCGCTGGTGCTGACCGCCATCGTGATCGGTTTTGGCCTTTTTGCCTTTGCGCTGACGCTGGTCTATCGCACCTACCAGAACCTCGGCACGCTCGATTCCGACGAGATGCGTCTGGCCGAGCCGCGTGAGGCGGAGGACAAGGCATGA
- a CDS encoding Na+/H+ antiporter subunit B, with protein MVNSIILNAATRLLVALLLLFSVFMLLRGHNLPGGGFIGGLIGSTGFILYAIAQGAEATRAALRVEPQNIAMIGLGIALCAGGYAVFFGDAFFTGQWWFIGETEDDKGLPISSVLVFDIGVYLVVFGSILTLVLALEEEV; from the coding sequence ATGGTGAACTCGATCATTCTGAATGCAGCCACGCGGCTCTTGGTGGCGCTGTTGCTGCTCTTTTCGGTCTTCATGCTGCTGCGCGGTCACAACCTGCCCGGGGGCGGCTTTATCGGCGGGCTGATCGGCTCGACCGGGTTCATCCTCTACGCGATTGCGCAAGGGGCCGAGGCGACGCGCGCCGCCCTCCGGGTCGAGCCGCAGAATATCGCGATGATAGGGCTGGGCATCGCGCTGTGTGCCGGTGGCTATGCGGTGTTCTTCGGCGATGCCTTCTTTACCGGCCAATGGTGGTTCATCGGCGAGACCGAGGATGACAAGGGCCTGCCGATCAGCAGCGTCCTTGTCTTTGACATCGGCGTGTATCTGGTGGTGTTCGGGTCGATCCTGACCCTTGTTCTGGCCCTTGAGGAGGAAGTCTGA
- a CDS encoding putative monovalent cation/H+ antiporter subunit A, with the protein MSVAIPIALFLWFAQFAPSVAAGQPVLLGIDWVPSMDIRLSVLIDGLSLTFALLITGIGALVTLYSTAYLGKHPDYPRFVLFLMMFMVGMLGLVLSDNLIALFVFWEVTTISSYLLIGFDNGSAKSRRSALQALLLTGTGGLALLAGMILLGNVAGTFELSEILQRGEVIHNDPLYVPIMILFLAGAFTKSAQFPFHFWLPNAMAAPTPVSAYLHSATMVKAGVYLMARVNPVLGDSELWFWTLVLAGGFTTVFASVLAVRQTDIKQVLAYTTLMALGALTLFIGTGSPDAIKGMMAFLVVHSLYKAALFLMIGIVDHETGTRDVDRLRGLGRKMPLTFLGGALAAISMAGIPPFVGFIGKEFLYKAGLGHEQATFWITGTIFAASALMFVAAGISVLRPFLGKPGDTPKPAHEGPWVMWIGPIILGAFSLGFGLFPNTVEAWLVAPGTWAVYGDYDYTVDLYLFREVNAAFLLSLATFATGTVLYLVHRPMRNWLGRVFEANPIKFDPGWDRVLDGVKALAAWQTRHLQSGVLQRYLLIVFVTLTVAVGGTIWAQDALDFRIDFAAQMDGLLFKHWAVLIFVTAGALLTAYTGSRMTAIAALGVVGIGVALIFIMFSAPDVAITQLLVETLVVVLVAVAMLKLPNLNLGDEPRRPGHAVLSIATGAVVTAVLIGVLQSDLDRRITDYFEVASWPDAYGRNIVNVILVDFRALDTFGEIAVVVIAALAAYALLRGTRYGGDAADKDGGR; encoded by the coding sequence ATATCGGTAGCGATTCCGATCGCCCTGTTTCTTTGGTTTGCGCAGTTCGCGCCCTCTGTGGCGGCGGGACAGCCGGTGCTCTTGGGCATCGACTGGGTGCCGTCGATGGATATTCGGCTGTCGGTTCTGATCGACGGCCTGTCGCTGACCTTTGCCTTGCTGATCACGGGGATCGGGGCGTTGGTGACGCTCTATTCGACGGCATATCTGGGCAAGCATCCTGACTATCCGCGATTCGTCCTGTTCCTGATGATGTTCATGGTGGGGATGTTGGGCCTGGTTCTGTCCGATAACCTGATCGCGCTGTTCGTCTTCTGGGAAGTCACGACCATCTCGTCCTACCTTCTGATCGGGTTCGACAACGGCAGCGCGAAATCGCGTCGTTCGGCGCTTCAGGCGCTGTTGCTGACGGGAACGGGGGGGCTGGCCCTGTTGGCGGGGATGATCCTGCTGGGCAATGTGGCAGGCACGTTCGAGTTGTCCGAGATCCTCCAGCGTGGCGAGGTGATCCACAACGATCCCCTGTATGTGCCCATCATGATCCTGTTCCTGGCCGGGGCCTTCACGAAATCGGCTCAGTTTCCGTTTCATTTCTGGCTGCCCAACGCCATGGCCGCACCGACGCCTGTGTCGGCCTATCTGCACTCGGCCACCATGGTGAAGGCCGGCGTCTATCTGATGGCGCGCGTGAATCCCGTGCTGGGCGATAGCGAGCTGTGGTTCTGGACACTGGTGCTGGCGGGCGGGTTCACCACCGTCTTCGCCTCGGTGCTGGCGGTGCGCCAGACCGATATCAAGCAGGTCCTGGCCTACACCACGCTGATGGCGCTGGGCGCACTGACCCTGTTCATCGGCACCGGGTCGCCCGACGCGATCAAGGGCATGATGGCCTTTCTCGTGGTCCATTCGCTCTACAAGGCGGCGCTGTTTCTGATGATCGGCATCGTCGATCACGAAACCGGCACGCGTGACGTGGACCGGCTGCGCGGACTGGGCCGAAAGATGCCGCTGACCTTCCTCGGGGGTGCCTTGGCCGCGATTTCGATGGCGGGTATTCCGCCCTTCGTCGGCTTTATCGGCAAGGAGTTCCTCTACAAGGCGGGCCTGGGGCACGAGCAGGCGACGTTCTGGATCACCGGCACGATCTTTGCGGCCTCGGCGCTGATGTTCGTGGCGGCGGGCATCTCGGTCCTGCGTCCCTTTCTGGGAAAGCCGGGCGATACGCCCAAGCCCGCGCATGAGGGGCCGTGGGTCATGTGGATTGGGCCGATCATCCTGGGGGCCTTTTCGCTGGGCTTCGGCCTGTTTCCCAACACGGTCGAGGCGTGGCTGGTCGCACCGGGCACCTGGGCCGTGTACGGCGATTACGATTATACCGTCGATCTGTACCTCTTCCGCGAGGTGAACGCCGCCTTCCTGCTGTCGCTGGCCACCTTTGCCACGGGCACGGTCCTGTACCTCGTGCATCGTCCGATGCGAAACTGGCTGGGCCGCGTGTTCGAGGCCAACCCGATCAAGTTCGATCCGGGGTGGGACCGGGTGCTGGACGGGGTCAAGGCGCTGGCGGCGTGGCAGACCCGGCACCTGCAATCGGGGGTGCTGCAACGCTATCTGCTGATCGTCTTCGTCACCCTGACCGTGGCCGTAGGGGGCACGATCTGGGCCCAGGATGCGCTGGATTTTCGCATCGATTTCGCCGCCCAGATGGACGGGCTGCTGTTCAAGCACTGGGCCGTGCTGATCTTTGTCACCGCCGGGGCCCTGCTGACCGCCTATACCGGCAGCCGCATGACGGCGATCGCAGCTTTGGGCGTCGTGGGCATCGGGGTTGCGCTGATCTTCATCATGTTCAGCGCGCCGGACGTGGCCATCACGCAGTTGCTTGTGGAAACGCTGGTCGTGGTGCTGGTCGCGGTGGCGATGCTGAAACTGCCGAACCTCAATCTCGGGGACGAGCCGCGCCGACCGGGTCATGCCGTTCTGTCCATCGCGACGGGGGCCGTGGTCACCGCAGTTCTGATCGGTGTGCTGCAAAGCGATCTCGACCGGCGCATCACCGACTATTTCGAGGTCGCCAGTTGGCCCGATGCCTATGGGCGCAACATCGTCAACGTGATTCTGGTCGATTTCCGCGCCCTCGACACCTTCGGCGAGATCGCCGTGGTCGTGATCGCGGCGCTGGCGGCCTATGCGCTGCTGCGGGGCACGCGCTATGGCGGGGATGCCGCCGACAAGGACGGGGGGCGCTGA
- a CDS encoding hydrogen peroxide-inducible genes activator — protein MQNAILPFTLRQLRYLTALEETGHFREAAESCGISQPSLSVQIKTLEEALDLVLVERGRGPVRLTLAGREVARRGREMLDAGQGILDLSVTLKSGLGGTIRLGTSATLGPYLMPHVVGDLHRTHPDLRLYIREAAPRDLLRELQDGTHDLILTQLPVPGARLSSARLFREPLAVALPTDHALADRPELDAPDLAGQTVLSLSPAYALHDQIAALCNDIGADVSRDYEGTSLDALRQMVAMDMGLTFLPALYVRSEIEGRAQDVIVRPFRRRRFSRSIGLVWRASSGAGPSYDKLADAIRATARRFPELVIEA, from the coding sequence ATGCAGAATGCCATCCTTCCCTTCACGCTCCGTCAGTTGCGGTATCTGACCGCGCTGGAAGAGACCGGCCATTTCCGCGAGGCGGCGGAAAGCTGCGGCATCTCGCAACCTTCGCTCTCGGTTCAGATCAAGACCCTGGAAGAGGCGCTTGACCTTGTGCTTGTCGAGCGCGGGCGCGGCCCGGTACGCCTGACCCTTGCGGGACGCGAGGTGGCGCGGCGCGGCCGCGAGATGCTGGATGCCGGACAAGGCATTCTCGATCTGTCGGTCACGCTGAAATCGGGCTTGGGCGGAACGATCCGGCTGGGCACGTCTGCGACGCTGGGGCCCTACCTGATGCCGCATGTCGTCGGCGACCTGCACCGTACCCACCCCGATCTGCGCCTCTATATCCGCGAGGCCGCGCCGCGCGACCTGTTGCGCGAATTGCAGGACGGCACGCATGACCTGATCCTGACGCAACTGCCCGTTCCCGGCGCGCGCCTGTCGAGCGCCCGCTTGTTCCGCGAGCCGCTGGCCGTTGCCCTGCCAACGGATCATGCCCTGGCCGACCGGCCCGAGCTGGACGCCCCCGACCTGGCCGGCCAGACCGTGCTGTCGCTGTCGCCGGCCTATGCCCTGCACGACCAGATCGCGGCCTTGTGCAACGACATCGGCGCCGATGTCTCGCGCGACTATGAGGGCACGTCGCTCGATGCGCTCAGGCAGATGGTCGCCATGGATATGGGCCTGACCTTTCTGCCGGCGCTCTACGTGCGCTCGGAAATCGAAGGGCGGGCACAGGATGTCATCGTGCGCCCCTTTCGGCGCCGCCGTTTTTCGCGGTCGATCGGGCTGGTGTGGCGCGCCTCGTCCGGCGCGGGTCCGTCATATGACAAGCTGGCCGACGCCATCCGCGCCACGGCGCGCCGGTTTCCCGAACTTGTCATTGAGGCATAG